Proteins encoded in a region of the Ptychodera flava strain L36383 chromosome 4, AS_Pfla_20210202, whole genome shotgun sequence genome:
- the LOC139130661 gene encoding ATP-dependent DNA helicase Q5-like, producing MPKHKKFNISQRQKITEFLVKSEKSEQTVGSSSIDDVLRSVFGHTGFKSETQRKASEALIAGRSDVFVSMPTGAGKSLCYQLPAVLSGGVTIVISPLIALIHDQIEHLRNKKIIAESLNSRIPAAERRRILLDLDSAKPKVKLLYITPELAATKGFQPILTSLKSRKLLSYLVVDEAHCVSQWGHDFRPDYLKLGNLRKKLPDIPCIALTATATKHVQEDVLTALKLKKPVSIFRTSCFRPNLNYDVKFKELLDNPYKDLKEFVENAIGDETSEGRDRGCGIIYARTRDSCETLANWLSRKGISAKAYHAGLKSDRTEVQNDWMEGKVSVIVATISFGMGVDKASVRFVAHWNVPKSMAGYYQESGRAGRDGKKSYCRLYYSREDRDTVAFLIQKEMSKSKKGGDLSVQNKASMASFEKLVKYCESAHCRHAVIAKFFGDDIPPCKISCDFCNNNKQLKEQLDQFERRAYASSYEGKGSSGSTRIESYSARQSKDLYEGGRHGMLGDEDYEAENWGRLEDGDFDAERFWNREDEDDRNERKNLIKAQFKLRRGDGVSKKEFIPPDEDCPLRDAANSRIPGLTVKTREHCLKLLEDALRNNYATYYAENETKMATSDIAPRDRSLDSEYQIFKISKQSNVYRAKVMSKVGEINKATRSKDLHNTFTGIRSEDMKKDDNTESEARSTSTVTLFKGARLSRINPPTTGFQTAASLLQQQTRDQLSSMARQEETMSQSNPTSSSSVGNTKYNVSFQTASSLLKDKNSASFQPASSLLNKIPGKSDVILEKRKVSFLDNTETFKFRYYNSEDLDYDRHEDYGSVTMVTSTDDETDGRDVDEERVTESGEHVMGCIISKNVTDISSKEVTIMSSKSSEDSDSTNEDNDWETDKVAVTSKSIVVQDESEVKSDTNNRSSIDGQSTSKKRSYLDVSEDEEEPSVKRQKCLVIQEEDKVVSDDQSTKTKKKKVRFNGEALENEKRKAEAAMSTNKKTQATDSVDRRKMAADAVVKYLTPHYKDGKFATKELFKSLARTMSHKLVESPADSKRQLKDGAKKLVRNYFKEHSNCTSDADLKL from the exons ATGCCTAAACATAAGAAATTTAATATATCTCAGAGACAGAAGATTACGGAGTTTCTggtaaaatcagaaaaaagtgAACAGACAGTTGGTTCTAGTTCTATCGACGATGTTTTGCGCTCGGTTTTCGGTCACACAGGATTCAAGTCAGAAACCCAAAGAAAGGCATCCGAAGCACTTATTGCAG GAAGAAGTGATGTGTTTGTTTCCATGCCAACTGGTGCAGGGAAGTCTCTGTGTTACCAACTACCTGCTGTGTTGTCTGGAGGAGTTACCATAGTGATATCGCCATTGATTGCATTAATACATGACCAGATTGaacatttaagaaataaaaaaatcattgctGAATCTCTGAACTCACGGATTCCTGCAGCAGAACGCAGACGTATACTACTGGACTTGGACAGTGCTAAACCCAAAGTTAAGTTGTTGTACATTACACCAGAACTTGCTGCAACGAAAGGATTCCAGCCAATTCTGACTTCATTAAAATCACGCAAGTTACTCTCTTACTTGGTTGTGGATGAAGCTCACTGCGTGTCACAGTGGGGACATGATTTCAGACCTGACTATTTAAAACTTGGAAATTTAAGGAAAAAACTGCCAGACATACCATGCATTGCATTGACTGCTACTGCTACAAAACATGTACAGGAAGATGTCCTCACTGCCTTAAAATTGAAGAAACCTGTATCAATATTTAGGACAAGCTGTTTTAGGCCGAATTTGAACTATGATGTCAAGTTCAAAGAATTACTGGACAACCCTTACAAGGATTTAAAAGAGTTCGTAGAAAACGCTATTGGTGATGAAACATCAGAAGGG AGAGATAGAGGCTGTGGTATTATCTACGCTAGAACAAGAGATTCCTGTGAAACCTTGGCCAATTGGTTGAGTCGCAAAGGGATAAGTGCTAAGGCATATCATGCTGGTCTTAAGTCAGATAGAACTGAAGTTCAGAATGACTGGATGGAAGGCAAAGTTTCTGTCATTGTTGCTACAATTAGCTTTGGTATGGGTGTTGATAAAGCCTCTGTCAG GTTTGTAGCACACTGGAATGTACCAAAGTCTATGGCTGGGTATTATCAGGAATCTGGCAGAGCTGGTAGAGATGGTAAAAAGTCATACTGTAGACTCTACTATTCCAGGGAAGACAGAGACACAGTGGCATTCCTCATTCAAAAAGAAATGTCCAAATCTAAA AAAGGTGGTGATCTTTCAGTCCAAAACAAAGCATCCATGGCCAGCTTTGAAAAACTTGTCAAGTATTGTGAAAGTGCACA TTGCAGACATGCCGTGATAGCAAAATTCTTTGGTGATGATATCCCGCCATGCAAGATATCTTGTGATTTCTGCAATAATAACAAACAGCTCAAAGAACAACTTGATCAGTTTGAGCGAAGAGCTTATGCCAGCAGCTATGAAGGAAAAGGTAGTTCTGGTTCAACTCGCATAGAATCCTACTCTGCAAGACAAAGCAAAGACCTGTATGAAGGTGGACGCCATGGAATGCTGGG agatGAAGATTATGAAGCTGAAAATTGGGGACGATTGGAAGATGGTGACTTTGATGCTGAACGATTCTGGAACAGAGAAGATGAGGATGATAGAAATGAGAGGAAAAACttgataaaagcacaatttaaaCTTAGGAGAGGG GATGGTGTCTCAAAGAAAGAGTTTATTCCACCTGATGAAGACTGTCCACTCAGAGATGCTGCTAATTCTAGGATTCCAGGACTTACAGTCAAG ACTCGTGAACATTGTTTGAAACTGCTCGAAGACGCCTTGAGGAACAATTACGCAACATATTATGCTGAGAAtgaaaccaaaatggcaacaag TGATATTGCTCCTAGGGACCGGTCCTTGGATTCAGAATatcagattttcaagattagcAAACAAAGCAATGTCTACAGAGCTAAAGTTATGTCAAAG GTTGgtgaaatcaacaaagccacAAGGTCCAAAGATTTACATAATACATTTACTGGAATACGCAGTGAGGATATGAAGAAGGATGACAATACAGAGAGTGAGGCAAGGTCTACATCCACTGTTACATTG TTCAAAGGAGCCAGACTGAGTCGTATCAACCCACCAACAACAGGTTTTCAAACTGCTGCATCATTACTTCAACAACAAACCAGAGATCAGTTATCGTCAATGGCAAGACAAGAAGAAACAATGTCACAGAGTAACCCAACATCGTCATCATCAGTGGGTAACACCAAGTACAATGTGTCATTCCAAACTGCATCATCGCTGTTGAAAGACAAGAATTCAGCATCTTTTCAGCCAGCCTCATCACTACTCAACAAAATCCCTGGGAAGAGTGATGTCATCTTGGAGAAGAGGAAAGTTTCTTTCCTAGACAACACAGAAACTTTTAAATTCAGATATTACAATTCCGAAGACTTGGATTATGATCGTCATGAAGATTATGGcagtgttaccatggtaacaagtACAGATGACGAAACTGATGGAAGAGACGTTGATGAGGAGAGAGTGACTGAAAGTGGAGAACATGTTATGGGTTGTATCATATCAAAGAATGTTACAGATATTTCATCAAAGGAGGTTACAATAATGTCATCCAAATCATCTGAAGATAGTGATAGCACTAATGAAGACAATGATTGGGAAACAGACAAAGTAGCAGTAACATCAAAGTCAATAGTTGTACAGGATGAATCAGAAGTCAAGTCTGACACAAATAACAG GTCTTCCATCGATGGACAGTCAACAAGTAAGAAGAGATCTTATTTGGATGTTAGTGAG GATGAAGAAGAACCGTCAgtcaaaagacaaaaatgtttggTTATCCAGGAAGAAGACAAAGTTGTTTCTGATGACCAAagtacaaagacaaaaaaaaagaaagttagATTTAATGGAGAAGCATTAGAAAATGAGAAACGGAAAGCTGAGGCAGCGATGTCAACAAATAAGAAAACACAAGCAACAGATAGTGTTGATAGGAGAAAAATGGCTGCTGATGCCGTTGTTAAATATCTAACTCCTCACTACAAAGATGGAAAGTTTGCAACTAAG GAATTATTCAAGAGTCTTGCAAGAACTATGTCACACAAGCTAGTTGAAAGTCCAGCTGACTCCAAAAGGCAAT